The DNA segment TGCTCCGCCACCAAAGACCTCCTCGCCACCGCCCTCGCCTTCACCACCCTCCACCTCTACCTCAAAACCCTCCACCACCCCTCCACCCACACCCACTCCCCCACAACCGCCACCGCCGCCATCCTCCGCTCCAAAACCTACCTCCTCGCCACCCTCACCCTCCTCCTCGCCCTATCCTCAAAAGTCCACGCCATCGTCATCATCCCCATAACCGCCCTAATCGACCTCCTCCTCTACCGCACCCGCCGCCCCATCCACGTCCTCCTCCCCCTCATCCCCTGGCTCCTACTCGCCCTCACCTTCATCATCATCGCACGCCAACTCCAACCCCACGAACGCCTCCTCTACATCCCCCCCATCTGGACCCGCCCCCTCATCGCCGCCGACGCCCTCAGCTTCTACCTCCAAAAACTCCTCCTCCCCATCCACCTCTGCTTCGACTACGGCCGCACACCCCAATGGCTCCTCTCCCAACCCCACCCCTGGCTCCACGCCCTCCCCTCACTCCTCCTCCTCATCCTCGCCACCATCCCACGCCAGCGCCTCCTCTTTCTCCTCCCCCTCCTCCTCTTCTACCTCGGCTTCCTCTCCGTCTCAGGCCTCATCCCCTTCTTCTCCCAACGCATGAGCACCGTCTCCGACCGCTACGCCACCATCGCCCTCCTCGGCCCCGCCCTTGCCCTTTCCCTCCTCGCCTACCGTTTCCCACGCGTCACCCTCCCCCTCAGCCTTGTCGCCCTCGCCCTCCTCACCCTCCGCTCACACGCCCAACTCCAACACTGGCGCAACGAATACGCCCTCTGCACCCACGCCCTCCGCCTCAACCCCCACTCATGGATGGCCCACAACAACCTCGGCATGCACTACCTCGACCAAATGCAACCCACCCTCGCCGAACGCCACCTCCGCCTCTCTATCCAACACTACCCCCGCTACCACGACGCCCACAACAACCTCGGCGTCGCCCTCAACTACCAAGCCCGCTACCAAGAAGCCGCCGAGCACCTCCTCACCTCCATCTCCATCCGCGACACCATCCCCGACACCCACAACAACCTCGCCCTCTCCTACATCGGCCTGCGCCGCTACGACGACGCCATCGCCGCCGCCCAACGCGCCCTCGCCCTCGACCCCCACTTCACCTTCGCCCACTTCAACCTCGCCCGCGCCTACCTCGAAAAAAACCAACCCGACCTCCTCCCCCTCGCCGAACGCCACCTCCTCACCGGCCTCCGCCGCCTCCCCAACGACCACCTCGCCCGCTACTACCTCGCCCTCACCTACCAACGCCTCGGCCGCCTCCCCGAAGCCCTCGCCCAAGCCCAGATCGCCCTTCGCCTAGCCCCCGCTCAAGCAGACTACCGCCGCCTCGCCGACACCCTCCAGACCGCCCTCGCCACTCCGCGCCCCTAGCTAGCCTCCGCGCCACACCACCCCATCCCCTCCCTTTTTTTTTCAGCTCAACTCCATACCGCCACTCCCTCACACCCTCTTTCTCCTCGAATCCCGCCTAATCCCCCGCACCACAAAAAAACAAACTCTTTCCCTTCCTCCTCTCACCACCTCCTCAAAAAAAATCTCAATTTTCCCTCAAAAAAATTGTCCATATTCCCGGCTGAAATTGCATATATAATTAGAACTTCAACCAATGACCCACTACGCCCACACCGCCGAAGACGCACACGGCAACCCACTTCCCGAAGAGTCAGGAAAATGGCAGCCGCTCGACCGCCACTTGCGCGCAGTAGCGACCCTGGCCAAGCGCTTCGCCGAGCCTCTAGGTCTGGCCGCCGAGGCTGAACTCGCCGGCCTCCTACACGATTTGGGAAAATACCGCCCCGAATTTCAACAAATGCTCCGGGGCCAACGCCGCAGCACTCTTGAAACCCAACACGCAATTTTCGGCGCTGCCTGGGCCTTCAAGCGTGCCACAACAGACAACAAACTCGCCGGCACAGCCTTCGCCGTCGCAGGCCACCACGCCGGTCTGCACGACTGCGGCGACCTGCAGCAACTTGTCGAGACCCACCGCTTGCGCCCGCTCGCAACAGCCAATGAGCTCCTACACCTGCTCCAAACCGAACTTGGCCCGTTGCCAGCCCTCCCCAATCCTCCGTCTTGGGTGACGAACGCCCTCTCCACCGATCTCTACACCCGCCTCCTCTTCTCCTGCCTAGTAGACGCCGACCGCCTCGACACCGCCTCCTGGCCAAATACCCCACCACCAGAAAAGTCGCTCGAAACCGACCGCCTCCTCGCCGCAATCGAAGCAGAACGCCAACGCAAAACCAACGCAAACCTCCACAGCCCTCTCACAGCTCTCCGCAACCGCATCTTCGACGCTTGCCTCGAGCGCGCCGCGCAGCCACCGGGCTTT comes from the Candidatus Methylacidiphilales bacterium genome and includes:
- a CDS encoding tetratricopeptide repeat protein — encoded protein: MKRKSPPRPQPHTPRKNTASLALILLIALPTVLFIQTATFQFLWDDARGTILKNPLLSPPSLSNALSAWFTIHSDLYMPFTLTIWSLTAALSYTLFGALHPAPFHLTNVLIHLISTLLVWHLLHTLLARLHHIKILNPPSQPPPTTATSLIPSPHLPPLLGALLYAIHPLQVEPVAWCSATKDLLATALAFTTLHLYLKTLHHPSTHTHSPTTATAAILRSKTYLLATLTLLLALSSKVHAIVIIPITALIDLLLYRTRRPIHVLLPLIPWLLLALTFIIIARQLQPHERLLYIPPIWTRPLIAADALSFYLQKLLLPIHLCFDYGRTPQWLLSQPHPWLHALPSLLLLILATIPRQRLLFLLPLLLFYLGFLSVSGLIPFFSQRMSTVSDRYATIALLGPALALSLLAYRFPRVTLPLSLVALALLTLRSHAQLQHWRNEYALCTHALRLNPHSWMAHNNLGMHYLDQMQPTLAERHLRLSIQHYPRYHDAHNNLGVALNYQARYQEAAEHLLTSISIRDTIPDTHNNLALSYIGLRRYDDAIAAAQRALALDPHFTFAHFNLARAYLEKNQPDLLPLAERHLLTGLRRLPNDHLARYYLALTYQRLGRLPEALAQAQIALRLAPAQADYRRLADTLQTALATPRP